AAAATTCGAGTAATTGTTTTGGTTCGTTTATGATTCTTTCTGCTCCTGCTTTTATGAGTTCTTCTGTTCCTCTGAATCCCCAGCTTACGCCTATCATTTTTATTCCTGCCGCTTTTGCGGTTTGCACATCGGTTACGCTGTCTCCGACGAAGATTGTTTCCTGTGGTTTAACTCTAAGTTTTTCAAGTACTTGCAATGCTTCGTGAGGTTGTGGTTTCACAGCTATTGCGTTTGTAGTGCCTTTTATTATTTGGAAATATCCGTTGAAGAAATGGCATACGATTTTCTGTGCCATTTTTTGGTCTTTATTGGTCAGGACTGCAAGTTTGGCATCTTTATGATAAACGAGTTCTGCTACTACTTCCAGTAACCCCATATATGGCCGGGTTTTATCGAGGCATATTTGAATATATTTTTCGCGCATTTTTTTCAGTACTTCTGCGATTAGGTGTCGTTTATCTGGTGCCAATGTCCTGCTGATTAGTGTTCTTGTCCCCTCGCCGACCATTTGCCGGATTGCCTGGGCGGTGTGTTCCGGCTGGTTGGAAGTTCTTAGTGCATAATTAGTTGCGTCAGTCAGGTCTTCCAGCGAATTTACTAATGTTCCGTCAAGATCGAAAATTGCCGCTTTGTAAGTCATTGTTGCCTCAAAATCTAAGTAAGCCGACAGTTTATAAAAATCGGCCCACAATGTCAACTAAACAGCCTAAAAAAAAAGAAAATTTTATCCAAATTACATAAAAACTTGCAAAATCAAAATACTATGATATAATACAATCGCTCCACACTGCAGCCTGAAAGGGAGCTTATGAATGTTTCGTTAATACTGTTAAAAAAAGACGGTAGTAAGAAGGTGTTTCCTGTCCGCAACAAGGCCACTATTCTCGGCCGAAGGCCGGATTGTGATTTGTGCATCCCGCTACAGGTAGTTTCCCGCAGACACTGTCAAATCAGCCAGGAAACCGATTTGCTTAAGATTCGCGACCTCCGCTCAAGCAATGGCACGTATGTCAACGGCAGTAAAATCGAAAATGAAATGGACGCCAAACCCGGCGACCATATCCAGGTGGGCCCACTGACATTTACAGTTCAGATTGACGGCAAACCCGGCGAAATAACTGCCCCGGACAACGATATGATTCAGCCGACGCCGGACATCTCAAAAGCAAATTCGGATATTATGAACGGCAGTGCAACGTTTACCGGCGAAATATAGAAAAACATTAATCAGGCCGGATATGGATTTGCGGATTTTTGTGCGGTATTAGTTAACCTTCCGTGAGGATGCTCTATTCATCCTTGTTTTTACCTCGACAGACTTCGCAGAAATTCTTCATTGGTCGGGTATTTGTTCAACAGCTTCTCCATGGATTCTATCGCCTCTTTTGGTTTGTAATTCGACAGCACCCGCCTCATCGTCGCGAGCCCTCTCATGTCCTGCTCGCCGTATAAGATTTCTTCCTTTCGCGTTCCGCTGGCAGGGAGATTTATCGCCGGGAATATCCTCGCCTCGGCAAGCGAACGGTCAAGCACTATCTCGCTGTTACCGGTCCCCTTAAATTCCTCATAAATCAACTGGTCCATCCGCGAGCCGGTATCGACCAGTATGGTCGCAATAATCGTAACCGACCCGCCGTTCTCGACATTCCGTGCCATTCCGA
The Phycisphaerae bacterium DNA segment above includes these coding regions:
- a CDS encoding HAD family hydrolase; the encoded protein is MTYKAAIFDLDGTLVNSLEDLTDATNYALRTSNQPEHTAQAIRQMVGEGTRTLISRTLAPDKRHLIAEVLKKMREKYIQICLDKTRPYMGLLEVVAELVYHKDAKLAVLTNKDQKMAQKIVCHFFNGYFQIIKGTTNAIAVKPQPHEALQVLEKLRVKPQETIFVGDSVTDVQTAKAAGIKMIGVSWGFRGTEELIKAGAERIINEPKQLLEFFA
- a CDS encoding FHA domain-containing protein, whose product is MNVSLILLKKDGSKKVFPVRNKATILGRRPDCDLCIPLQVVSRRHCQISQETDLLKIRDLRSSNGTYVNGSKIENEMDAKPGDHIQVGPLTFTVQIDGKPGEITAPDNDMIQPTPDISKANSDIMNGSATFTGEI